Proteins from one Niallia circulans genomic window:
- the murG gene encoding undecaprenyldiphospho-muramoylpentapeptide beta-N-acetylglucosaminyltransferase — translation MKIVVSGGGTGGHIYPALALIREIQKEVKDVEFLYIGTEAGLESKLVRREDIPFKAIHITGFKRKLSPENLKTVWRFISGVNKCKKILKEFKADVVIGTGGYVCGPVVYAAAKMGIATIIHEQNSVPGLTNKFLSKYVDKVATCFAEAEQFFPKEKVVLTGNPRASEVLNQDAIKGKLSAGLKLKDQAVLIFGGSRGARPINDAVISALPEFGKKSYQVLYVTGEVHYEAVRKEVEKVGNPENVIIKPFVHNMPEVLAGIDLTVARAGATTLAELTSLGIPSILIPSPYVTNNHQEKNAHSLTNNGAAKLLLERELNGENLVSEIDEIMLQPEKLQSMKNASLELGIPDAAMRLFKVMQDVVKK, via the coding sequence ATGAAAATAGTGGTTAGCGGTGGTGGTACAGGAGGACATATTTATCCAGCACTTGCCTTAATCCGTGAAATACAAAAGGAAGTCAAGGATGTTGAATTCTTGTACATAGGAACTGAAGCAGGCTTAGAAAGTAAATTGGTGCGTCGTGAAGATATCCCATTTAAAGCGATACATATTACTGGATTTAAACGTAAGCTCTCGCCTGAAAACCTTAAGACGGTTTGGAGATTCATTTCTGGTGTTAATAAATGCAAAAAAATCTTAAAGGAATTTAAAGCAGACGTTGTAATCGGCACTGGCGGTTATGTATGTGGACCTGTTGTGTATGCTGCCGCAAAAATGGGCATAGCAACAATCATCCATGAACAAAACAGTGTACCTGGTTTAACTAATAAATTTTTAAGTAAATATGTGGATAAAGTAGCAACATGCTTTGCCGAAGCAGAGCAGTTCTTCCCAAAGGAGAAAGTAGTTTTAACAGGGAATCCTCGTGCGTCTGAAGTACTAAATCAGGATGCGATTAAAGGAAAACTGTCTGCAGGACTGAAGCTAAAGGATCAGGCAGTATTGATTTTCGGAGGCAGCAGGGGAGCTAGACCTATTAATGATGCAGTTATTTCTGCGCTTCCTGAATTCGGAAAAAAATCATATCAAGTTCTTTACGTCACTGGTGAGGTGCATTATGAAGCAGTGAGGAAGGAAGTGGAGAAGGTTGGGAATCCTGAAAATGTTATCATAAAGCCATTTGTTCACAATATGCCTGAGGTTCTTGCAGGAATAGATTTAACTGTAGCAAGAGCAGGTGCAACAACATTGGCTGAGCTAACATCTCTGGGAATTCCAAGCATTTTGATTCCGAGTCCTTATGTGACAAATAATCATCAGGAGAAAAACGCCCATTCACTTACTAACAATGGTGCAGCGAAGCTGCTGTTAGAGCGTGAATTAAATGGTGAAAATCTTGTGTCAGAGATAGACGAAATAATGCTGCAGCCAGAAAAGCTGCAAAGCATGAAAAACGCCTCTCTTGAGCTGGGTATTCCAGATGCAGCAATGAGACTGTTTAAAGTGATGCAGGATGTAGTGAAAAAATAA